A window of the Halichoerus grypus chromosome 2, mHalGry1.hap1.1, whole genome shotgun sequence genome harbors these coding sequences:
- the SOCS3 gene encoding suppressor of cytokine signaling 3: MVTHSKFPAAGMSRPLDTSLRLKTFSSKSEYQLVVNAVRKLQESGFYWSAVTGGEANLLLSAEPAGTFLIRDSSDQRHFFTLSVKTQSGTKNLRIQCEGGSFSLQSDPRSTQPVPRFDCVLKLVHHYMPPPGAPSFPSPPTEPSSEVPEQPPSQPLPGNPPRRAYYIYSGGEKIPLVLSRPLSSNVATLQHLCRKTVNGHLDSYEKVTQLPGPIREFLDQYDAPL; this comes from the coding sequence ATGGTCACCCACAGCAAGTTTCCCGCCGCCGGGATGAGCCGCCCCCTGGACACCAGCCTGCGCCTCAAGACCTTCAGCTCCAAGAGCGAGTACCAGCTGGTGGTGAACGCAGTGCGCAAGCTGCAGGAGAGCGGCTTCTACTGGAGCGCCGTGACGGGCGGCGAGGCGAACCTGCTGCTCAGCGCCGAGCCCGCCGGCACCTTCCTCATCCGCGACAGCTCGGACCAGCGCCACTTCTTCACGCTCAGCGTCAAGACCCAGTCGGGGACCAAGAATCTGCGCATCCAGTGCGAGGGGGGCAGCTTCTCGCTGCAGAGCGACCCCCGGAGCACGCAGCCGGTGCCCCGCTTCGACTGCGTGCTCAAGCTGGTGCATCACTACATGCCGCCCCCCGgcgccccctccttcccctctccgcCGACCGAACCCTCCTCCGAGGTGCCGGAGCAGCCGCCATCCCAGCCGCTCCCAGGGAATCCTCCCAGGAGAGCCTATTACATCTACTCGGGGGGCGAGAAGATCCCTCTGGTGTTGAGCCGGCCCCTCTCCTCCAACGTGGCCACTCTCCAACATCTCTGTCGGAAGACCGTCAATGGCCACCTGGACTCCTATGAGAAAGTCACCCAGCTGCCTGGGCCCATTCGGGAATTCCTGGACCAGTACGATGCCCCGCTTTAA